One window of Hymenobacter sp. BRD128 genomic DNA carries:
- a CDS encoding type IV toxin-antitoxin system AbiEi family antitoxin: MLPEYFTLYTTAARGEVMRRLKLVPDANGKVEVLRPMDTTLGPGRPQPQAVHPLLAYADLLLTADPRNREVAHLLHEHYLSHLA, encoded by the coding sequence TTGCTGCCCGAATACTTTACGCTCTACACCACGGCGGCGCGGGGCGAGGTAATGCGCCGGCTCAAGCTGGTGCCCGATGCCAATGGCAAGGTGGAAGTGCTGCGCCCGATGGATACCACCCTGGGCCCAGGGCGTCCCCAACCGCAGGCCGTTCACCCCCTGCTGGCCTACGCCGACCTACTGCTAACCGCCGACCCGCGCAACCGCGAAGTTGCCCACCTTTTGCATGAGCACTATCTATCCCATCTCGCCTGA
- a CDS encoding DDE-type integrase/transposase/recombinase, producing MSRYQFIEQVAPTEPVQVLCRVLHVSPAGYYQWLGRAARPTPSWEPAATAAFSRHAQRYGTRRLRAELRAEGHAVGRYALRSWLRRRGLRALSTRPQRPRTTVADPAAVVAENLLLGQPAPTAPNQVWVGAITYLPLVGGRWCYLATWRDTCSRRVVGWHFDHQIIK from the coding sequence ATGAGTCGTTACCAATTCATCGAGCAGGTAGCGCCCACAGAGCCCGTGCAGGTGCTCTGCCGCGTGCTACACGTCAGCCCCGCCGGCTATTACCAGTGGTTGGGCCGGGCAGCGCGGCCCACGCCCAGTTGGGAGCCCGCCGCCACCGCCGCCTTTTCGCGTCATGCCCAGCGCTACGGCACGCGCCGCTTGCGGGCAGAGTTACGGGCCGAAGGGCACGCTGTCGGGCGCTACGCGCTGCGCAGCTGGCTACGTCGGCGCGGCCTGCGAGCGCTGAGCACCCGGCCGCAGCGCCCCCGCACCACGGTGGCTGACCCCGCGGCCGTCGTGGCCGAAAACCTGCTCCTTGGCCAGCCCGCGCCTACCGCGCCCAATCAGGTCTGGGTCGGGGCTATCACCTACCTGCCCCTCGTCGGCGGGCGCTGGTGCTACCTGGCCACCTGGCGCGATACCTGCTCGCGGCGCGTGGTGGGCTGGCACTTCGACCACCAAATAATCAAATAG
- a CDS encoding integrase core domain-containing protein, with product MACRTRIKKAQALASFSRPGNPYDNAQAEAGWSTLKTELLPHGGAFASLEEARLEVAYYLDTYFNLDRRHSALGYRSPHQFERDFQTSLS from the coding sequence GTGGCTTGCCGCACGCGCATCAAAAAAGCCCAGGCACTGGCCAGCTTTAGCCGGCCGGGCAACCCCTACGATAATGCCCAGGCCGAGGCCGGCTGGAGCACGCTCAAAACCGAACTGCTGCCGCATGGCGGCGCGTTTGCCAGTCTCGAAGAAGCCCGCTTGGAGGTCGCCTACTACCTCGACACCTACTTTAACCTCGACCGCCGCCACTCCGCGCTCGGCTACCGCTCCCCGCACCAATTCGAACGCGACTTCCAAACCAGTTTATCTTAG